The Bacillus vallismortis genome window below encodes:
- a CDS encoding TrkH family potassium uptake protein — MKLKFGKLIQALSPAQLIAVYYFLAVTVAVILLSLPVAHKQGAEWSFIDALFTAVSAVSVTGLSVVNTADTFSTTGIVILAFVLQFGGIGIMTLGTSVWLLMGKRIGLKERKLMMVDQNQSQFSGIVNLMKQILFLILWIELFGAIILGTYFLTYYDSIQDAYLHGFFASVSATTNAGFDITGSSLIPYRHDYFVQFITLLLIIFGAIGFPVLVEVKDFLFSKNRRYPFSLFTKITTTMFGALVLFGSIGIYVLEANHLFAGKSWHDILFLSLFQSTTTRSGGLATIDISQLSDPTLLFMSALMFIGASPSSVGGGIRTTTFALNLLALFHFARGNKSVKVFKRELHPADLMKSLVVTMMAILLVFGATLILTITEEHSLLEILFEVCSAFGTTGLSLGITADLSNVGKCVIMIVMFIGRIGILTFLYLIGRKEIEANYHYPKERVIIG; from the coding sequence ATGAAATTAAAGTTTGGAAAATTGATACAGGCATTGTCACCGGCCCAGCTGATCGCGGTTTATTATTTTCTTGCGGTGACGGTTGCAGTTATTTTATTGAGTCTTCCAGTGGCCCATAAACAAGGAGCAGAATGGTCTTTTATCGATGCTCTGTTTACAGCAGTCAGCGCCGTGAGCGTAACCGGGCTTTCTGTTGTGAATACGGCTGATACATTTAGTACAACAGGAATTGTTATTCTTGCGTTTGTTCTGCAGTTTGGCGGAATTGGCATTATGACATTAGGCACTTCTGTTTGGCTGCTAATGGGCAAAAGAATAGGGTTAAAAGAACGGAAATTAATGATGGTCGATCAAAATCAATCACAATTTTCTGGGATCGTCAATCTTATGAAACAGATTCTCTTTCTCATATTATGGATTGAGCTCTTTGGCGCCATCATCCTTGGGACATATTTTTTAACCTACTACGATTCCATTCAAGATGCTTACTTGCATGGTTTTTTTGCGAGTGTCAGTGCAACCACAAATGCCGGTTTTGATATAACAGGCAGCTCTCTGATACCCTATCGGCATGATTATTTTGTGCAATTTATTACACTGTTATTGATTATTTTCGGAGCCATCGGTTTCCCTGTTCTAGTGGAAGTGAAAGACTTTTTGTTTTCCAAAAACCGGAGATATCCGTTTAGTTTATTTACAAAAATTACAACAACAATGTTTGGCGCACTTGTTTTGTTTGGTTCGATAGGGATTTATGTCCTTGAAGCAAATCATTTGTTTGCAGGTAAATCGTGGCATGATATTTTATTCCTTTCTCTATTTCAATCAACCACAACAAGGAGCGGAGGGCTTGCCACGATTGATATAAGCCAGCTGTCTGACCCGACCCTGCTATTTATGAGTGCGCTGATGTTTATCGGTGCGTCGCCAAGTTCAGTAGGGGGAGGCATACGGACAACGACTTTCGCCCTGAATCTTCTGGCGCTGTTTCATTTTGCCCGCGGCAATAAATCCGTAAAGGTATTCAAACGGGAGCTGCATCCTGCTGATCTCATGAAGTCGCTTGTTGTCACAATGATGGCGATTCTGCTCGTTTTTGGCGCGACACTCATTCTTACGATTACTGAAGAGCATTCCCTGCTTGAGATTTTGTTTGAAGTCTGCTCGGCATTCGGTACAACCGGTCTGTCACTTGGAATTACTGCTGATTTAAGCAACGTTGGAAAATGCGTTATTATGATTGTCATGTTTATCGGGCGAATCGGCATCCTGACCTTCCTGTATCTGATCGGAAGGAAGGAAATTGAAGCGAATTATCATTATCCGAAGGAAAGAGTGATTATCGGATAG
- a CDS encoding acyltransferase family protein — protein MSKSRDSYFDNAKFLLIFLVVFGHILRSFIHDNNFMLYLYKFIYTFHMPAFILVSGYFAKGFKRAGYVKKLAVKLIIPYLIFQIIYSVFYYMMQDESMANVNPIDPQWSLWFLVSLFFWNLLLYPFSKLSKLWALFVSCGIAVLIGYLDFVSSTLSLSRTFVFLPMFLVGFYLNKHHFDLLRSKRGKQIALGVLAAVFVICWGVDFDYSLLFGSKPYSSFGDVTLASGLSRIGWYVLAFAATFSFLALVPQKRFFFTKWGTRTFYVYLLHGFIIKTLRQFGLEDGLTDYQNLVILLLLTAALTSVLSSNFVKTVAQPFIELRMTSLSQFVRGTGKNAYLK, from the coding sequence ATGAGTAAATCGCGGGACAGTTATTTTGATAATGCCAAATTCTTATTGATATTCCTTGTTGTATTCGGCCATATTCTTCGTTCTTTTATTCATGATAACAACTTTATGCTCTACCTTTACAAGTTCATTTACACATTCCACATGCCTGCCTTTATTCTTGTTTCCGGTTATTTTGCGAAAGGCTTTAAACGCGCTGGATATGTGAAAAAGCTGGCGGTCAAGCTGATTATTCCGTATTTGATTTTCCAAATCATCTATTCCGTATTTTATTACATGATGCAAGACGAAAGCATGGCAAATGTGAATCCGATTGATCCGCAATGGTCGTTATGGTTTCTCGTAAGCTTATTCTTTTGGAACCTGCTGCTTTATCCTTTTTCAAAGCTTTCAAAGCTGTGGGCGCTGTTTGTCAGCTGCGGTATTGCCGTGCTGATCGGTTATCTAGACTTTGTCAGCAGCACGCTGAGCTTGTCACGGACATTTGTATTCTTACCGATGTTCCTTGTCGGGTTTTATCTGAATAAACACCATTTTGATTTATTGAGATCAAAACGGGGCAAACAAATTGCACTCGGGGTGCTTGCCGCCGTATTCGTCATCTGCTGGGGCGTCGACTTTGACTATTCTTTACTGTTCGGCTCTAAACCGTATTCTTCATTTGGAGACGTTACCTTGGCAAGCGGGCTTTCCCGAATCGGCTGGTATGTACTCGCCTTTGCGGCAACCTTCAGCTTTTTAGCGCTTGTTCCGCAAAAACGGTTTTTCTTTACGAAATGGGGAACCCGGACATTTTACGTGTATTTGCTCCACGGGTTTATTATTAAAACGCTGAGACAGTTCGGGCTTGAGGATGGGCTTACTGACTATCAAAACTTAGTGATTCTCTTACTCTTAACAGCAGCCCTGACATCAGTACTCTCAAGCAATTTTGTTAAGACAGTTGCTCAGCCCTTCATTGAGCTGAGAATGACCAGCTTATCGCAATTTGTCAGAGGAACGGGCAAAAATGCTTATTTAAAATAG
- the kinE gene encoding sporulation two-component system sensor histidine kinase KinE, with the protein MGTLDVQTKSELREELKRIKEENARLKKELDQHQVIVNNTLDAIFICDNELRIVQANEATERMLQVDSEDLKTRSVLDFLFSIPKDELNLAVKKFFKKGFLWKEVPVRLDGGATKYIEFLAKRGIGEDFFFVVMRDISSKKILEREFSMNEQLFKDLFDRAVDGIVLFDKDGGFIDANLSFCKSFEINQNELSHLSLYKFIDSGSRKDFDNIWKTLNRKGKAKGELPVKLRSGVQKLFEFTITSNIISGFYMSIMRDITEKRSMELQLFKSEERFREIFENAMDAIIIWSNDGRIVKANQSACKIFELPMNLLLKRKVCDFLVDSQRKYSITKRKYAKYGEIREELLFQMANGQFKELEFTSKRTILENQHLTILRNVSDRKRMEKELRESELKFRKVFNGSMDGNVLFDNQYRIIDANPLASHILGLSYEEIKKHSLLDIISSYEIENLASPARQINFDEMDNEIPFLLSSSDNRKLEFSFKRNIIQNMNLAIFKDVTERKELEERLRKSDTLHVVGELAAGIAHEIRNPMTALKGFIQLLKGSVEEDYTLYFNVITSELKRIESIITEFLILAKPQAIMYEEKHITQIMRDTIDLLNAQANLSNVQMHLDLIDDIPPIYCEPNQLKQVFINILKNAIEVMPDGGNIFVTIRTLDQDHVLISLKDEGVGMTEDKLKRLGEPFYTTKERGTGLGLMVSYKIIEEHQGEIMVESEEGKGTVFHLTLPVRQNAQERGSEE; encoded by the coding sequence ATGGGAACTCTTGATGTCCAGACTAAGTCAGAGCTGCGGGAAGAACTGAAGCGAATCAAAGAAGAAAATGCACGGCTGAAAAAGGAGTTAGATCAGCATCAAGTGATTGTCAACAATACGCTCGATGCTATTTTTATATGTGATAATGAATTGAGAATCGTTCAGGCGAATGAAGCCACAGAAAGGATGCTTCAAGTTGATTCGGAGGATTTGAAGACTCGCTCCGTTTTGGATTTTTTGTTTTCTATCCCAAAGGATGAACTGAATCTTGCTGTAAAGAAGTTTTTTAAGAAAGGTTTCCTATGGAAGGAGGTGCCGGTCAGGCTTGATGGCGGAGCGACTAAATACATAGAGTTTCTGGCCAAAAGAGGGATTGGCGAGGATTTCTTTTTTGTTGTCATGAGAGACATATCCTCCAAGAAGATTCTAGAGCGGGAATTCTCTATGAATGAACAGCTTTTTAAGGACTTGTTTGACAGAGCTGTTGACGGAATCGTTCTGTTTGATAAAGATGGCGGTTTTATTGATGCGAATTTGTCCTTCTGTAAAAGTTTTGAAATCAATCAAAATGAGCTGTCTCATTTATCGTTGTACAAATTCATAGACAGCGGCTCACGTAAAGATTTCGATAATATTTGGAAGACGCTCAACCGCAAGGGGAAAGCGAAGGGGGAGCTGCCCGTCAAGCTTCGTTCAGGAGTCCAAAAGCTATTTGAATTCACGATCACATCAAACATCATCAGCGGTTTTTATATGTCCATTATGAGGGACATTACAGAGAAGCGGTCTATGGAGCTGCAGCTCTTTAAAAGCGAGGAGCGCTTCAGAGAAATATTTGAAAATGCGATGGACGCCATTATCATCTGGTCAAATGACGGAAGAATCGTGAAGGCGAATCAGTCCGCCTGTAAAATCTTTGAGCTGCCGATGAATTTGCTGCTGAAACGAAAGGTGTGTGATTTTCTCGTTGACTCGCAGCGGAAATACAGCATAACGAAGAGGAAATACGCAAAATACGGAGAGATCAGAGAAGAGCTGCTGTTTCAAATGGCGAACGGGCAGTTCAAAGAACTCGAATTTACTTCAAAGCGGACCATACTCGAAAACCAGCACTTGACGATTTTAAGAAATGTCAGCGACAGAAAGCGGATGGAAAAGGAGCTTCGGGAAAGCGAGCTGAAATTCAGAAAAGTGTTCAACGGCTCAATGGACGGCAATGTATTGTTCGACAATCAATACAGGATCATCGACGCCAACCCGTTAGCAAGCCATATTTTAGGCCTGTCTTATGAAGAGATAAAAAAGCACAGCCTGTTAGATATTATTTCTTCGTATGAAATAGAAAATCTTGCATCACCGGCAAGGCAGATTAATTTTGATGAAATGGACAACGAAATTCCGTTTTTGCTGAGCAGCAGTGACAATAGAAAACTGGAATTCTCATTTAAACGAAATATCATTCAAAATATGAACCTGGCTATCTTTAAAGACGTAACGGAGCGAAAAGAGCTGGAGGAACGCCTGCGCAAGTCGGATACCCTTCATGTTGTCGGCGAACTCGCTGCCGGCATCGCTCATGAAATCAGAAATCCGATGACAGCACTTAAAGGCTTTATTCAGCTCCTGAAAGGAAGTGTGGAGGAAGACTATACCCTTTACTTCAACGTGATCACCTCAGAACTAAAGCGCATCGAATCCATCATCACCGAATTCTTGATTTTAGCCAAGCCCCAGGCCATTATGTATGAAGAAAAACATATCACCCAAATTATGAGAGACACCATAGACCTTCTGAACGCGCAAGCCAATCTCAGCAACGTGCAAATGCATCTTGATTTAATTGACGACATTCCTCCGATCTACTGTGAACCGAATCAGCTGAAACAAGTATTTATCAATATATTAAAAAATGCCATCGAAGTGATGCCCGACGGCGGAAACATTTTTGTGACGATAAGGACATTGGATCAAGATCATGTTCTCATCTCCTTAAAAGACGAGGGAGTCGGAATGACAGAAGATAAATTAAAACGCCTTGGTGAACCGTTTTACACGACAAAGGAACGGGGAACTGGACTTGGGCTTATGGTAAGCTATAAAATTATTGAAGAACATCAAGGCGAGATCATGGTAGAAAGTGAAGAAGGGAAGGGCACGGTTTTCCACCTTACGCTTCCCGTCAGACAGAATGCTCAAGAAAGAGGGAGTGAAGAGTGA
- a CDS encoding methylated-DNA--[protein]-cysteine S-methyltransferase translates to MNYYTTAKTPLGEFMIAEADGHITRLFLSQEDWMDWKETVQHIEHKETPCLAEAKKQLHEYFAGERKTFSLPLSQKGTPFQRKVWEALAMIPYGESRSYADIAAAVGSPKAVRAVGQANKRNDLPIFVPCHRVISKNSALTGYAGSKTDIKAFLLNIEQISYKEK, encoded by the coding sequence GTGAACTACTATACGACAGCTAAAACGCCGCTCGGGGAATTTATGATTGCCGAGGCGGATGGCCATATCACCCGCCTATTTCTCAGCCAGGAAGATTGGATGGATTGGAAAGAAACCGTTCAGCATATAGAGCACAAGGAAACACCTTGTTTGGCGGAAGCGAAAAAACAGCTTCATGAATATTTTGCCGGCGAAAGAAAGACATTCTCACTGCCGCTGAGCCAAAAGGGCACTCCCTTTCAGCGAAAAGTATGGGAGGCGCTGGCGATGATACCATACGGAGAATCGAGAAGCTATGCTGACATTGCCGCTGCGGTCGGCAGTCCGAAAGCGGTGCGCGCCGTCGGACAGGCTAATAAACGAAATGACCTGCCGATTTTTGTCCCGTGCCACAGAGTGATCAGCAAAAACAGCGCGTTAACAGGATACGCCGGGAGCAAAACCGATATCAAAGCATTTTTGCTGAACATCGAGCAAATTTCCTACAAAGAAAAATAA
- the mtnA gene encoding S-methyl-5-thioribose-1-phosphate isomerase, with amino-acid sequence MTHSFAVPRSVEWKETAITILNQQKLPDVTEYVELTTKEDVFDAIVTLKVRGAPAIGITAAFGLALAAKDIETDDVREFRSRLEDIKQYLNSSRPTAINLSWALERLSHSIENAISVNEAKTNLVHEAIQIQVEDEETCRMIGQNALQLFKKGDRIMTICNAGSIATSRYGTALAPFYLAKQKDLGLHIYACETRPVLQGSRLTAWELMQGGIDVTLITDSMAAHTMKEKQISAVIVGADRIAKNGDTANKIGTYGLAILANAFDIPFFVAAPLSTFDTKVKSGADIPIEERDPEEVRQISGVRTAPSDVPVFNPAFDITPHHLISGIITEKGIMSDNYEEEIEHLFQGEKVH; translated from the coding sequence ATGACCCATTCATTTGCTGTTCCACGTTCTGTTGAATGGAAAGAAACAGCTATTACCATTTTAAATCAACAAAAGCTTCCTGACGTGACCGAATATGTGGAGCTGACGACGAAAGAGGATGTATTTGACGCGATTGTCACGCTCAAGGTAAGAGGCGCCCCGGCCATCGGCATTACGGCTGCCTTCGGACTTGCGCTTGCTGCAAAAGACATAGAAACAGATGATGTCAGGGAATTCCGCAGCAGACTTGAAGATATCAAACAATATTTAAACAGCTCACGGCCTACCGCCATTAATTTATCTTGGGCGCTTGAAAGACTGAGCCATTCGATCGAAAACGCCATTTCCGTAAATGAAGCAAAAACGAACCTTGTCCATGAAGCGATTCAGATACAGGTCGAGGATGAGGAAACGTGCCGGATGATCGGCCAAAACGCCCTGCAGCTTTTCAAAAAAGGCGACCGGATTATGACGATCTGCAATGCCGGTTCTATCGCGACGAGCCGCTATGGAACGGCACTCGCTCCATTTTACTTGGCCAAACAAAAGGATTTGGGACTGCACATTTACGCTTGTGAAACAAGGCCCGTCCTTCAAGGTTCACGACTTACTGCGTGGGAGCTGATGCAGGGGGGCATTGATGTCACTTTGATCACAGACAGCATGGCCGCCCACACGATGAAGGAAAAACAAATTTCTGCCGTCATCGTCGGAGCCGATCGAATTGCAAAGAACGGTGATACGGCAAATAAAATTGGAACATATGGTCTCGCGATTTTAGCAAACGCCTTTGATATTCCGTTTTTTGTCGCTGCACCATTATCTACATTTGATACGAAAGTGAAAAGCGGCGCCGATATCCCGATAGAGGAACGGGATCCTGAGGAAGTGAGGCAGATTTCCGGAGTGCGGACCGCTCCGTCTGATGTGCCTGTCTTTAACCCCGCTTTTGACATTACACCGCATCATCTCATTTCGGGAATCATCACAGAAAAAGGGATTATGAGCGATAACTATGAAGAAGAAATTGAACATCTGTTTCAAGGCGAAAAGGTTCACTAA
- the mtnK gene encoding S-methyl-5-thioribose kinase → MAVTKTPLYETLNESSAVALAVKLGLFPSKSTLTCQEIGDGNLNYVFHIYDQKHDRALIIKQAVPYAKVVGESWPLTIDRARIESSALIRQGEHVPQLVPRVFYSDTEMAVTVMEDLSHLKIARKGLIEGENYPRLSQHIGEFLGKTLFYSSDYALEPKVKKQLVKQFTNPELCDITERLVFTDPFFDHDTNDFEEELRPFVEKLWNNDNVKIEAAKLKKCFLTSAETLIHGDLHTGSIFASELETKVIDPEFAFYGPIGFDIGQFISNLFLNALGRDGDDREPLYHHVKQVWEAFQETFTEAWERDSLDVYANIDGYLTDTLSHIFEEAIGFAGCELIRRTIGLSHVADLDTIVPFDKRIIRKRLALETGTAFIEKRSDFKTITDVIELFKLLVKE, encoded by the coding sequence ATGGCAGTCACAAAAACACCTTTATACGAAACGTTAAATGAAAGCTCCGCTGTGGCACTTGCGGTGAAGCTTGGCTTATTTCCAAGCAAAAGCACGCTGACATGCCAGGAGATCGGAGACGGCAACTTAAATTACGTTTTTCATATTTATGATCAAAAACATGACAGAGCTTTAATTATTAAACAGGCGGTTCCTTATGCAAAAGTTGTCGGAGAAAGCTGGCCGCTGACAATCGATCGAGCCAGAATCGAAAGCAGCGCGCTCATCCGCCAAGGCGAGCATGTCCCTCAACTGGTTCCAAGAGTGTTTTATTCCGATACAGAAATGGCAGTTACTGTCATGGAGGATCTTTCTCACTTAAAAATCGCAAGAAAAGGACTCATTGAGGGCGAAAACTATCCGCGCCTGTCACAGCACATCGGTGAATTTTTAGGAAAGACCCTTTTCTATTCTTCAGATTACGCGCTTGAACCTAAGGTGAAAAAACAGCTTGTTAAGCAGTTTACAAACCCGGAGCTGTGCGACATTACGGAAAGACTTGTTTTTACAGATCCTTTCTTTGACCATGACACAAATGATTTTGAAGAAGAGCTTCGTCCTTTTGTCGAAAAGCTTTGGAATAATGACAACGTCAAAATCGAAGCCGCTAAACTGAAAAAGTGTTTTTTAACATCTGCAGAAACGCTGATTCACGGTGATTTGCACACAGGAAGCATTTTCGCCAGCGAACTTGAAACAAAGGTGATTGATCCTGAATTTGCTTTTTACGGACCGATCGGATTTGATATAGGCCAATTTATCTCCAACTTATTTTTGAACGCACTCGGCCGTGACGGTGATGACAGAGAGCCATTATATCACCATGTCAAGCAGGTCTGGGAAGCATTTCAAGAGACATTCACTGAAGCCTGGGAGAGGGACAGTCTGGATGTTTACGCCAACATCGACGGTTACCTTACTGACACCCTCAGTCATATTTTTGAAGAGGCGATCGGATTTGCAGGCTGCGAGCTGATACGCCGGACGATCGGCCTTTCCCATGTGGCTGATCTGGATACAATCGTGCCGTTTGATAAACGAATCATCAGAAAACGGCTGGCGCTCGAAACCGGCACAGCCTTTATTGAAAAACGTTCGGACTTCAAAACGATCACAGATGTTATTGAATTATTTAAGTTACTTGTAAAGGAATGA
- a CDS encoding carbon-nitrogen family hydrolase, producing the protein MKWTISCLQFDISYGKPSENIKKAEFFIEKESKHADVLVLPELWTTGYDLANLDELADEDGRSAQSWLKNTAKKHGVHIIAGSVAVRKDSDVYNTMYIVDKEGQIIKEYRKAHLFQLMDEHVYLSAGSEDGYFELDGVKSSGLICYDIRFPEWIRKHTTKGANVLFISAEWPLPRLDHWKSLLIARAIENQCFIAACNCTGSNPNNEFAGHSLIIDPWGRVLAEGGREEGVVRAAIDLQESVKVRENIPVFDDIRKDLY; encoded by the coding sequence ATGAAATGGACGATATCTTGTCTTCAATTTGATATTTCATATGGAAAACCTTCAGAAAATATAAAAAAGGCTGAATTCTTCATCGAAAAAGAAAGCAAACATGCTGACGTTCTTGTTCTTCCTGAACTATGGACAACCGGATATGACTTGGCCAACCTTGATGAGCTCGCTGATGAAGACGGACGTTCTGCTCAAAGCTGGCTGAAGAATACGGCAAAAAAACATGGCGTTCATATTATCGCCGGATCGGTTGCTGTCAGAAAGGATTCTGATGTTTATAATACAATGTACATCGTGGATAAGGAAGGACAAATCATTAAAGAGTACAGGAAAGCCCATCTTTTTCAGCTGATGGATGAGCATGTGTATTTATCAGCCGGTTCCGAAGACGGATACTTTGAGCTTGATGGCGTCAAAAGCTCAGGATTGATCTGTTACGATATCCGTTTTCCGGAGTGGATCAGAAAACATACGACAAAAGGTGCCAACGTGCTGTTTATTTCTGCGGAATGGCCTCTTCCCCGCCTTGATCATTGGAAAAGCCTGCTTATTGCGCGGGCCATTGAAAATCAATGCTTTATCGCTGCCTGCAATTGCACCGGTTCAAATCCAAATAATGAATTTGCCGGGCATAGCCTGATTATTGATCCGTGGGGGCGCGTCCTAGCTGAAGGCGGCCGGGAAGAAGGCGTTGTCCGAGCGGCAATCGACCTTCAGGAAAGCGTTAAGGTGCGGGAAAACATTCCTGTTTTCGATGATATCAGAAAAGATTTATATTAA
- the mtnE gene encoding methionine-glutamine aminotransferase — MKFEQSDVLKELPQQFFASLVQQVNRKLAEGHDVINLGQGNPDQPTPEHIVEEMKRAVADPENHKYSSFRGSYSLKSAAAAFYKREYGIDLDPETEVAVLFGGKAGLVELPQCLLNPGDTILVPDPGYPDYWSGVALAKAKMEMMPLVKDRAFLPDYSSIAAEVREQAKLMYLNYPNNPTGAVATPDFFEETVSFAKENGVCVVHDFAYGAVGFDGGKPLSFLQTEGAKDIGIEIYTLSKTYNMAGWRVGFAVGNASVIEAINLYQDHMFVSLFRATQEAAAAALLADQTCVAEQNARYESRRNAWIASCRKIGWDVTAPAGSFFAWLPVPEGYTSEQFSNLLLEKANVAVAAGNGFGEYGEGYVRVGLLTSEERLKEAAYRIGKLNLFTQKSIDKT, encoded by the coding sequence ATGAAATTTGAACAATCTGATGTATTGAAGGAGCTGCCTCAACAATTCTTCGCTTCTTTGGTGCAGCAAGTGAACCGAAAGCTCGCAGAAGGACACGACGTCATCAATCTCGGACAGGGAAATCCGGATCAGCCGACTCCGGAACATATCGTCGAGGAAATGAAACGGGCTGTTGCTGATCCTGAAAATCATAAATACTCGTCTTTTCGCGGCTCATACAGTCTGAAATCAGCAGCGGCAGCATTTTATAAAAGAGAATATGGCATTGATCTTGACCCGGAAACTGAAGTCGCTGTATTATTCGGCGGGAAAGCCGGTCTGGTTGAGCTCCCGCAATGCTTGCTGAATCCCGGAGATACCATTTTAGTTCCGGATCCAGGCTATCCTGATTACTGGTCAGGTGTGGCACTCGCGAAAGCGAAGATGGAAATGATGCCGCTCGTAAAGGACAGAGCGTTTCTTCCTGATTACAGCAGTATCGCCGCTGAAGTGAGGGAACAGGCGAAATTGATGTATTTGAATTATCCGAATAATCCGACCGGAGCCGTTGCTACCCCTGACTTCTTTGAAGAAACCGTGAGTTTTGCGAAAGAAAACGGGGTCTGTGTCGTTCACGATTTTGCTTACGGCGCTGTAGGATTTGACGGCGGAAAGCCTTTAAGTTTTTTGCAGACTGAAGGTGCCAAGGATATCGGTATTGAAATTTACACACTGTCAAAAACGTATAATATGGCAGGGTGGCGGGTCGGCTTTGCCGTTGGAAACGCTTCGGTCATTGAAGCGATCAATCTGTATCAAGATCATATGTTTGTCAGTCTTTTCAGAGCGACTCAGGAGGCTGCAGCGGCGGCACTGTTAGCTGATCAGACGTGTGTGGCGGAGCAAAATGCCCGATATGAAAGCAGGCGAAACGCTTGGATCGCGTCATGCCGGAAAATCGGCTGGGATGTGACAGCTCCGGCAGGTTCATTTTTTGCATGGCTGCCTGTGCCTGAAGGCTATACTTCCGAGCAGTTCTCAAACCTTTTGCTGGAAAAAGCGAATGTGGCGGTTGCAGCCGGAAACGGCTTCGGTGAATATGGCGAGGGCTACGTCCGAGTCGGGCTGCTGACAAGTGAAGAAAGGCTGAAGGAAGCCGCTTATCGAATTGGGAAGCTGAACCTGTTTACCCAAAAAAGCATTGACAAGACTTGA
- the mtnW gene encoding 2,3-diketo-5-methylthiopentyl-1-phosphate enolase: MSELLATYLLTEPGADTEKKAEQIATGLTVGSWTDLPLVKQEQMQKHKGRVIKVEEREGTPASGKQAVITIAYPEINFSQDIPALLTTVFGKLSLDGKIKLLDLHFSEAFKRTLPGPKFGVYGIRKLLGEFERPLLMSIFKGVIGRNLSDIKEQLRQQALGGVDLIKDDEIFFETGPAPFETRITEGKQILKETYEQTGHKTLYAVNLTGRTADLKDKARRAAELGADALLFNVFAYGLDVMQSLAEDPEIAIPIMAHPAVSGAFTSSPFYGFSHALLLGKLNRYCGADFSLFPSPYGSVALPKEHALAIHEECVREDAFNQTFAVPSAGIHPGMVPLLMRDFGIDHIINAGGGVHGHPNGAQGGGKAFRAIIDAVLEAQPIDEKAEQCKDLKLALDKWGKVEAV; this comes from the coding sequence ATGAGTGAGTTATTGGCAACATATCTCCTGACCGAACCGGGAGCCGATACAGAGAAAAAAGCAGAACAAATCGCAACAGGATTGACAGTTGGCTCTTGGACGGATTTGCCCTTGGTGAAACAGGAGCAAATGCAAAAGCACAAGGGACGGGTGATAAAGGTCGAGGAAAGAGAGGGAACTCCTGCATCAGGAAAACAAGCGGTGATCACAATCGCCTATCCTGAAATCAATTTCTCTCAGGATATTCCGGCTTTGCTGACAACAGTGTTTGGCAAGCTGTCGCTGGACGGAAAAATCAAATTACTCGATCTTCACTTCTCTGAAGCATTTAAGCGCACACTGCCGGGACCGAAGTTTGGCGTATACGGCATCCGGAAGTTGCTGGGGGAATTTGAGAGACCGCTGTTAATGAGCATATTTAAAGGGGTTATCGGAAGGAACTTGAGTGATATTAAAGAACAGCTCAGACAGCAGGCGCTTGGCGGAGTTGACTTGATCAAGGACGATGAAATTTTCTTTGAGACAGGTCCGGCGCCTTTTGAAACAAGAATTACAGAGGGAAAGCAAATATTGAAAGAAACGTATGAACAAACCGGGCATAAAACGCTGTATGCGGTCAATTTGACTGGACGTACGGCTGATCTGAAAGATAAAGCGAGACGCGCCGCCGAATTAGGAGCGGATGCGCTTTTGTTTAATGTTTTCGCTTACGGCTTGGACGTCATGCAAAGCCTTGCGGAAGATCCCGAAATTGCGATCCCGATTATGGCGCATCCAGCGGTCAGCGGGGCGTTCACATCTTCTCCGTTTTATGGCTTTTCTCACGCTCTTTTGCTCGGAAAATTAAACCGGTATTGCGGTGCTGACTTCAGTCTCTTTCCGTCGCCATACGGCTCGGTTGCGCTTCCGAAAGAACATGCGCTGGCGATTCATGAAGAATGTGTAAGAGAGGATGCCTTTAACCAAACATTTGCCGTTCCGTCAGCAGGCATTCATCCCGGTATGGTTCCGCTTTTAATGCGGGATTTCGGCATAGATCATATAATTAACGCCGGTGGAGGCGTACACGGACATCCGAACGGCGCTCAAGGCGGGGGCAAAGCGTTCAGAGCCATTATTGATGCGGTCTTAGAAGCCCAGCCGATTGATGAAAAAGCCGAACAATGCAAGGATCTAAAGCTTGCGCTTGATAAATGGGGAAAGGTTGAAGCCGTATGA